CGAGGCCAAGGCGGAGATCCTCGAAGGCGCGGCAGCCGGCGACGTGTTCGTGGCCAACGCCGCCGACTCGCGCGTGATCGCACGCGCGGCGGACTTCGCCGGTCAGGTGGTCACGTTCGGTGTCGACGTGCCGGCCGACGTGTCGATCGCGTCGATCCAACCGCGCGGCTTCGACGGGACGACGGCACGCCTGTCGCTGCGCGGCGACGTGCACGCGATCGAGACGCGCCTGCTGGGGACGGCGAACCTCGCCAACATCGCCGCAGCATCGGCTGTCGCGCTCTCCGCCGGCCTGTCCGCTGACGACATCGTCGCGGGTGTGGCGAGCCTCGTGCCTCCATCGCATCGTGGCGAGGTGGTCCGCACGGCTGCCGGGTGGACGGTCATCGACGATGCGTACAACTCGAGTCCATCGGCGCTGACGCGCGCGTTGCACACGCTGGCCACCACGCCCGGCCGGCACGTGGCGGTGCTCGGCGAGATGCTGGAACTGGGCGACTTCAGCGAACGCCTGCACGCGGAATGCGGAACTGTTGCGGGTGACGCAGGTGTCGAAGCCGTCATCGCCGTCGGTGGGTCGTCGGCCGAGGCGCTGGCCCGTGCAGCACGCGCCGCGAAGGTGCGCATCGTTCACCACGTGGCCGACAGCGCTGCCGCAGCGGACCTGGTGTGTTCGATCGTGCGCGCCGGCGACACGGTGCTCGTGAAGGGATCGCGCGGCATCCGCATGGAAGCCGTGGTGCAGGCACTGACGGAGGGGGGGCGCTGATGCTGTACCACCTCCTGTTCCGCTTCCACGACACGTTCTCGATCCTGAACGTCACGCGCTACATCACGTTCAGGACGGCCGCGGCGAGCATCACGGCGCTCGTCATCAGCCTGGCGTTCGGCGGCGTGCTGATCCGCAAGCTGCGCGAGTTCCAGGTCGGGCAGGTGATCCGCCACGAAGGGCCGGAGAGTCACAGGCCCAAGGCCGGGACGCCGACGATGGGCGGGCTGCTGATCCTGGCGGCGTCCATCGTGCCGACGTTGTTGTGGGCCGATCTCACCAACGCGTACATCTGGATCGCCGTGCTCGCCACGGCCGGGTTCGGGGCGATCGGCTTTGTCGACGACTACCTGAAGGTCACACGCCGCAACCACCACGGCCTGCTGCCGCGCTACAAGATGGGCGGCCAGATCGCCGTGGCGCTCCTCGTCGGTGTGGCGCTCATCGTCCTCGCGAACAAGGGCCTCTACAACACGCGGCTGATCTTCCCGTTCTTCAAGGACCTGATTCCGGACCTCGGGTTGCTGTACGTGCCGTTCGCGGTGCTCGTGCTGGTGGGGGCATCCAACGCGGTGAACCTCACGGACGGCCTCGACGGGCTCGCCATCAGCTGCTTCGCTGTCGCGGCGGCGGCGTTCACCGCGCTCGCGTACGTCACAGGGCACCGCGTGCTCGCCGACTACCTGCTGCTCGTGCGCTTCGCTCCCGCCGCGGAACTCACGGTGTTCTGCGGTGCGCTGGTGGGCGCGAGCCTCGGGTTCCTCTGGTTCAACTCGTACCCGGCCGAGATCTTCATGGGCGACGTCGGGTCGCTCGCGCTCGGCGGCGCGCTGGGCACCGTTGCGATCCTGATCAAGCAGGAACTGCTGCTCGTGATTGTCGGGGGCGTGTTCGTGCTCGAAGCCGCGTCGGTCATCCTGCAGGTCGGCTCCTTCAAGCTCCGCGGCAAGCGCATCTTCAGGATGGCGCCCCTGCATCACCACTTCGAGCTCATCGGCTGGAGCGAGCCGAAGGTCATCACCCGCTTCCTGATCATCGCGATCGTCTGCGCGCTGTTCAGCCTCACCACGCTCAAGCTGCGATGAGGATGCACGCGATCGACGTCAACGGGCGCCACGTGGCGGTGGTGGGTGGAGGCAGGAGCGGCCTGGCCGCCAGCACGCTCGTCGTGCGTCGTGGCGGGCGAGTGACGCTCATCGATGCCAAGCCCGACCTGGCCGAGCGTGATGCCCTCGACGCGATCGGCGCGACGCTGCAACTCGGGCCGATGCCCGCCGACGTGCCCGAAGACGCGACGCTCGTGGTGGTGAGTCCCGGCGTGCGGACGGACGCGCCGCTGCTGCGGGCCGCACGCACGCGGGGCGTCCATGTGATCGGCGAACTCGAGTTCGCCTCGTCGTTCCTTGCGGGACCCGTGATCGCGATCACGGGTTCGAAGGGGAAGTCCACGACGACAACGCTGGTGGGCCGGATGATCGAAGCGTCGGGACGGCCCGTGCTCGTCGGCGGCAACATCGGAGTGCCGCTCTCGGCACTCGTCGAGGCGTCGACGCCCGCGACGTGGCACGTCGTGGAGACGAGCAGTTTCCAGCTCGAGACCATCGAGCGCTATCACCCGCACATCGCGGCGTGGCTCAACTTCTCGCCCGACCATCTCGATCGTCATGTGACCGAGGACGCGTACGAACGCGCGAAGGCTCGCGTGTTCGAGAACCAGGGGGCCGAGGACTGGGCGGTGGTGCCTGCGTCGGACGCGCGCATCACGGCGCACGCGTCGCGATCGGGTGCGCGCGTGGTGGCGTTCGGCGCCGACCTCGCTGTGGAGGATGGCGTGGGCGTTGCCGGCGACGTCATCGCGCGGCGTCGATCGCGCGAGCCCACCGAACCGCTGGTGCCGGTGGCCGCCGTGAAGCTCACGGGGCGTCACATGCTCGGCAACGTGATGGCGGCGTGCGCCGTTGCGGATCTGGCTGGCGTGTCAGGCGTGCAGATGACGCAGGCCGTCGAGGGGTTCACGGGGCTCGAGCACGCGCTCGAGTACGTGACGGCGATCGGCGCGACGCGCTTCTTCAACGACTCGAAGGCCACCAACGTCGAAGCGGCGCTCATGGCCGTCGAGGCGTTCGACGT
This genomic window from Acidobacteriota bacterium contains:
- the murD gene encoding UDP-N-acetylmuramoyl-L-alanine--D-glutamate ligase; protein product: MHAIDVNGRHVAVVGGGRSGLAASTLVVRRGGRVTLIDAKPDLAERDALDAIGATLQLGPMPADVPEDATLVVVSPGVRTDAPLLRAARTRGVHVIGELEFASSFLAGPVIAITGSKGKSTTTTLVGRMIEASGRPVLVGGNIGVPLSALVEASTPATWHVVETSSFQLETIERYHPHIAAWLNFSPDHLDRHVTEDAYERAKARVFENQGAEDWAVVPASDARITAHASRSGARVVAFGADLAVEDGVGVAGDVIARRRSREPTEPLVPVAAVKLTGRHMLGNVMAACAVADLAGVSGVQMTQAVEGFTGLEHALEYVTAIGATRFFNDSKATNVEAALMAVEAFDVPVTAIVGGVYKGGDLGRLGQPLRARGGSVVAIGESAPLVERSLAPFVPVTRASSLDAAVVEALAQRREGGVVLLAPACASFDMFSDYADRGRAFKAIAARLARDGAQEVRNA
- a CDS encoding phospho-N-acetylmuramoyl-pentapeptide-transferase yields the protein MLYHLLFRFHDTFSILNVTRYITFRTAAASITALVISLAFGGVLIRKLREFQVGQVIRHEGPESHRPKAGTPTMGGLLILAASIVPTLLWADLTNAYIWIAVLATAGFGAIGFVDDYLKVTRRNHHGLLPRYKMGGQIAVALLVGVALIVLANKGLYNTRLIFPFFKDLIPDLGLLYVPFAVLVLVGASNAVNLTDGLDGLAISCFAVAAAAFTALAYVTGHRVLADYLLLVRFAPAAELTVFCGALVGASLGFLWFNSYPAEIFMGDVGSLALGGALGTVAILIKQELLLVIVGGVFVLEAASVILQVGSFKLRGKRIFRMAPLHHHFELIGWSEPKVITRFLIIAIVCALFSLTTLKLR
- a CDS encoding UDP-N-acetylmuramoyl-tripeptide--D-alanyl-D-alanine ligase, which produces MRTTPFALTAAEMAAAFGGVLARGPADRLLPTVSIDTRTIAPGDMFVAIRGPRFDGHAFVTDAVARGAGAVVVSDASAVTSTTLPVIAVDDTLIGLQDAARVIRRRAASTVVAITGSAGKTTTKEITATLLAQRFTTFRNRGNLNNHIGLPLSLFELHTAPAWAVVELGMSGAGEISRLVSIAEPQVRVWTNVGDAHIGFFSSVDAIAEAKAEILEGAAAGDVFVANAADSRVIARAADFAGQVVTFGVDVPADVSIASIQPRGFDGTTARLSLRGDVHAIETRLLGTANLANIAAASAVALSAGLSADDIVAGVASLVPPSHRGEVVRTAAGWTVIDDAYNSSPSALTRALHTLATTPGRHVAVLGEMLELGDFSERLHAECGTVAGDAGVEAVIAVGGSSAEALARAARAAKVRIVHHVADSAAAADLVCSIVRAGDTVLVKGSRGIRMEAVVQALTEGGR